The Paramisgurnus dabryanus chromosome 1, PD_genome_1.1, whole genome shotgun sequence genome includes a window with the following:
- the rgs7b gene encoding regulator of G-protein signaling 7 isoform X3, with protein MAQPSTCGPSSNGVTDEAPNMLVYRKMEDIIARMQDEKSGIPIRTVKSFLSKIPSVFSGSDIVQWMQKNLNIEEQVEALHLGTLMAAHGYFFPISDHVLTLKDDGTFYRFQTPYFWPSNCWEPENTDYAVYLCKRTMQNKARLELADYEAESLARLQRAFARKWEFIFMQAEAQAKVDKKRDKIERKILDSQERAFWDVHRPVPGCVNTTEADIKKSSRMKQPHKTRKSVYGLQNDIRSHSPTHTAAPEIKEPTEEELRNQIQYWQVQLDRHRLKMSKVAESLLSFSEQYIEYDPVFTSPEPSNPWISDDTTLWELEASKEPGQQRVKRWAFGFDEVLNDPLGREQFLKFLESEFSSENLRFWLAVQELKKRANREVPTRVQEIWEEFLATGAPSAINVDSKSYEKTTQNVKDPGRYAFEDAQEHIYKLMKSDSYSRFIRSNVYQELLQAKKKVKTLKRLETHI; from the exons ATGGAAGACATCATCGCTCGCATGCAAGATGAGAAGAGCGGGATTCCCATCCGTACAGTCAAGAGTTTTCTGTCCAAGATTCCCAGTGTGTTTTCAG GATCTGATATTGTACAGTGGATGCAGAAAAATTTGAACATTGAAGAGCAAG TGGAGGCTCTTCATCTAGGGACTCTGATGGCAGCACACGGTTATTTCTTCCCCATATCAGATCACGTTCTTACACTGAAGGATGATGGAACCTTCTACCGTTTTCAG ACTCCATACTTTTGGCCATCAAACTGCTGGGAACCAGAGAACACCGattatg ctgTGTATCTGTGTAAACGAACAATGCAAAATAAGGCTCGTCTGGAATTGGCTGATTATGAAGCG GAGAGTTTGGCACGATTACAGAGAGCTTTTGCACGTAAATGGGAGTTTATATTTATGCAAGCAGAAGCACAAGCAAA AGTGGACAAGAAACGAGACAAAATTGAGCGTAAGATTTTGGACAGTCAAGAAAGAGCGTTTTGGGACGTTCACAGACCTGTG CCTGGTTGTGTAAATACAACAGAAGCAGACATAAAGAAATCTTCCCGAATGAAACAACCTCACAAAACACGGAAG tcAGTATATGGTTTACAGAATGACATTCGCAGTCACAGCCCAACTCACACTGCAGCACCTGAAATTAAAGAACCCACAGAAGAAGAACTGCGCAACCAG atTCAGTATTGGCAGGTGCAGTTAGACAGACATCGGTTAAAAATGTCCAAAGTTGCAGAGAG TTTGTTGAGCTTCTCAGAACAGTATATTGAATATGACCCGGTCTTCACATCACCAGAACCTTCAAACCCCTGGATCTCTGATGACACCACATTGTGGGAACTGGAGGccag TAAAGAGCCCGGACAGCAGAGGGTAAAGCGCTGGGCGTTTGGGTTTGATGAAGTATTGAACGATCCGCTCGGGAGAGAACAGTTCCTGAAGTTTCTTGAATCTGAGTTCAGTTCAGAGAATCTGag GTTTTGGTTGGCCGTTCAGGAACTAAAGAAGCGGGCGAATCGTGAGGTGCCAACAAGGGTGCAGGAGATTTGGGAGGAGTTTCTTGCGACCGGAGCTCCGAGCGCGATCAACGTCGACTCCAAGAGTTATGAAAAAACCACCCAGAATGTTAAAGATCCGGGTCGCTACGCTTTTGAAGACGCTCAG GAGCACATCTATAAACTCATGAAGAGTGATTCATACAGTCGATTCATCAGATCTAACGTCTATCAGGAACTTCTGCAGGCTAAGAAAAAGGTAAAAACTCTTAAACGCCTGGAAACTCACATCTAA